The DNA segment CCGTGAGATATTAGGGCTACCTAATTTAAAAAGGTTTGTCTAACAAAATGAGAAGTTTCGAACTCCAATGCTTTCCGATTTGAAGGACAAACTTAAATAAAGCCAGGGAGAACACACTCGGGTGATGATATGAAGGTTAAGATAATCCTCGGAACGGCAAGGGAAGGGAGGAAGAGTGAGAAGGTAGCAAGGTACCTCACCGGAAAGGCGAGAGAACTCGGCTGGGAGGCGGAGCTGATAGATGTAAAGGACTACCTCCTGGCCTACACCCACCGCTGGAAGGTGACGCCTGAGATTGAACGTTACAGGGCCAAGATCCTTGAGGCAGACGGCCTGGTGATAGTCGCGCCGGAGTACAACGGGAGCTATCCGGGGGAGCTGAAGATACTCCTCGACACGATTTACGACGAGTACGAGGCCCTACCGGTTGGGATAGTTACGCTTTCAGTCGTTACCGGGGGAACGCGGCTCCTGATGGAGCTCAGAACGGCGGCTGTGAACTACAGGATGCTTCCCGTCGGGCAGGTGCTCTTCTACAACGTGGATGATATCTTCGAGGGCGAGGAGCTTAAGGACGAGAAGTACGAGGAGAGAGTTGAACGGCTTTTCAAGACCCTTGAGAAGTACGCAAGGGCACTCAGGCCGATAAGGGACGAGGTGAGGGAAAAGCTGAGGGAAGAGCGCCTTTAAGGGAAAAAGAAAAGGCGGTTTACCTGTCAGATGCTCCCTCCTCGTTCGAGAGCTTTCCTTCTCTTCCTTCCCGGACAACCGACACCACGAGGTTCTTTTCGGGCAGTTCGATCGTCCCCCGCACCGCTATCGTCCCGTCGGTGTTGAGGACCTTGACCGCGGCTATCCTCGCTTCCTTCCCCGTCTGCGGGTTCCTGCCGGTGACGACCTCGACGAAAATCCTGTTCAGGTAGCTCGGGTCCAATCGCTCGCCCTCACTTATTCCGGACTCGTCTACGATGATGTTCACGTTACCTTTGCCGTCCGAGACCACGAACACTTTCACCTCAGCGGAGTGGTCCTTGAGGCCCCCTGCCGGAATGGGGATAAACGGCCCGGTGCCGAAGTCCGTTATGTTTATCGTCCTCTCCGGCGATGGAACATCTCGGAATGGATCTCCCCCGAAAGTCTCCTTGAAAATTCCTTTCAAAAGCGGGCTTACTGTGCACGAGCACGTCGTTTCCAGCGGTGTGTTCGTCGAGGCTTCGACGGAA comes from the Thermococcus sp. genome and includes:
- a CDS encoding NAD(P)H-dependent oxidoreductase, which codes for MKVKIILGTAREGRKSEKVARYLTGKARELGWEAELIDVKDYLLAYTHRWKVTPEIERYRAKILEADGLVIVAPEYNGSYPGELKILLDTIYDEYEALPVGIVTLSVVTGGTRLLMELRTAAVNYRMLPVGQVLFYNVDDIFEGEELKDEKYEERVERLFKTLEKYARALRPIRDEVREKLREERL